The window ggggcggggccgccggccgTGCGGCGGTGCGCGCGGAGCTgagcggcccggcccggcccgccccccgcgggcagcgcggccccgcggccgagGGCGCGGCCCCCCGGCGGCCCCACCGCCAGCGGCGCTCCGGGGGGACCGGACGCCTCAGCGGGGAGCGCTCAGTAAGTGCCGGCCCCGGCGCGCCGGGGgcgccggcgggcagcggccgccccggcggggggggcgcggcgCTGAAACGCGGCTGCCTCCGGGgaggggcgcggcggcggcggcggcgagccGGACCCCGGGGGCGtgcggccgcgccgccccgtcccgtcccgccggGCCGCGGGCGCAGGCGGGGGCTGCCGCGGCCTCTCGGCGGCGGGGAagggcgggcggcggcaccCCGCGCTGTGCCCCGACCCCGTCTctgtccccgccgccccgccgaggcccgcccagccccggccgggcgAGGCGGAGCGCCGCGGGTGGCCGGAGCCGCGGGCGCGGAGCGCAGGCAGCACTGCGGCGGGGAGCCGGTTGCGAGCCCCGGCGCTGATCCTTCACCGCCTGGGTAGAGCGGGAAGGGCCGTATAGCCCGTTATCCGTCTGGAAACGTCTCCCCGGGACGGGGAAAGCGTGACTTCCCGCAGGGACTGCGTCCCCAGCCAGCTGTGGGGTGGCACCGCCCGAAGGGGCTAGGGGTCAGGGCGAttgcttgtatttcagttttctgtcagTGCAGAGTCAGAGGAGTGGTGACGCTGCTGGAGAGCGTCCCCACGCCTGTCCCAGGGTGGGATGGGACCGTGGCACCTCTCTGACAGCGGAAGGGTGACAGCCGAGGTGCTCCGGGACAGCGGGCACACGCGGTTTGGGGCTTTTCCCCCTAcgctgggggctgccccggAGCCTGGTCAGCCCTGTagcagggggagaggaagcCACAAGTTCACGCACTGGGAAGCCCCATCCCGTAGCCAACAGCAACCCAATGCTGCTTGCATTGCTGAATTACTAGAGACACTTCATCTTGGTGaagtaatgcagaaaaaatactaGTTGTTATTTGCCGCCTTCATCCAGAGAGCCCGTGACCCATCTTCATCCCTGTGACACAAACCTCTATTCCTGTCATACCCGAGAGGAaactgcagcacagagggaTTAAAACCAAGACTCAGAAAAGCCAGCAGCCTCAAGCTAGTGCCTGACACGATGTTCTGCATCTCAGAGGGGTTGGCCACCGCAGCGCCTATCAGAGACCAGTTTGGAAATGCGGGCTTAGGAGAGAAACAAACATGTTCTCTTATTCCCAgacccagcagagcccagcacagaGCGGTCCTGGCTGTGTGAGAAGCTCTGCTGGTGCAGGCAATGGAAGAATGCCAGCTCgcagcagctgaggatctggtTCCTcgtctgttctgttctatttgTGCATGGACTATGCTGAAACCTGCCGGCGATAGGTAGTAGCTGTCCCTGGCCCTAGAGCAGCCATCAGGGACTTGGAGTGTGCCCAGCCTGCAGATCAAACTTCCAGAACCAGGATGACAACTGGGAAAGGAAGGTGGTGGGAAAGATCATCCACCCCCAGCTCTACCGTTGTAAGCCGTGGGCCCTGGGCCATACTTGCACTCAGCCTCCCCATCCGTCCTTCTGCAACCCGGACCAGAAGGGGCCTGGGAACAGAAATACCCTCATCTGGACCTGGAACTGGTTGTCTAAGCCATGTCAGAAACCCTTCATACAGGACCGCTTCTAGAGCTAGGCCTCTGGGCTTGGGAATCTTTCAGCACAGACAGGACTCTGAAAGCATGAACAAGAGCCCCCATTCCCACTTGACCAGATTTTCAGCTGGCTAATTTTAACCTAGCCTAACTTTATTCAGAGGAGCAAtgcacagcagcacagtgaGTGGTCCATACAAAAAGAGTCTCACCCAAAGGCTTGGTATCAGCTTCAACATCCAAGTTCCAGTGGTTCTCCAAAACTGGACACTGCATTGAGATGAAGGCCTAAcccattttgtttccaaaattcAGGAGCTGTTCAAGATCTAGAGCCATACTTTGCAAAGCCCTTGGGCCTGCTTCATTCCTTTCACTTGGGCTCTTTTTCgactttttgtttccttggtggtggctttttttaaaatgtgaattatcGTCATGAAGAGTTTCCCTGAATAGCACAAATCGATGATTCTCTCTGAGCAGCTGCTCGGTCTGCCCAATACCTGATCAACagttccttccctttccctgctgggctgtagctgctgctgctgttgtggcaCTCATTTCAAATCCGCCATCTTTGTGCCCGAGTTGTCCACTACACCTGAGCTCCACTGTGGTCAGTAATGGCTGGGTAAATCCAGGTGCCACATGGTTTAAACTAGGCGTGCACGGTTTGGTGGTCAGTGAAGGACACGGTCCCTTTCAGCTGCAATGAACTCGTGTCTCAGCATGACCAGAGCAGAAATGCTATCTTCACCTTTCTCTAGAAACTCATGGGAGTTTGACAGCTCCCACAGTCTCCCAGGCACTTCAAAATCCCCCAGCAACTCCAGCTTCACAAAGTTGTTCACAGGGAGCTGTGAGACAGATCCTGCATGTGTGGTGAGAGATCTACCTGCTCAGGAAGTGCTGTGCAAGTCGAGGTAGCTACTTGGGCTGCTGACTGACCACAGAGCAGCCTGGTGCTGTTTGCCTGGTGTGATTTCTCTGCTCCACTTGTTAGTGACACAGATGTTAATCGCACTGCTTAATGCAGTTATGGACAGCAGTAAGGTGTAACAGTAACGGGAACTGCGCAATCACCTTGCctagaacagaacagagtgGAGCAGAACAATGGCTTGTTTCTCTTTGCAGGCACATCTTTTTCTATTCAGAGCTCATTAACCCCTATGTCCCGGCTGCATTCCAGTCCAGAGATGCAATGTCTGCTAAACTGCAGAGAAGTTATCAGAGGACTGCTACGGTAGTTCTTGGCACTGCTCTGGTCCAGAGGTAGCTGCATCTTCATGGAAGTAATTGCTGAAGTAATGTTATATACAGTGGTTTTATAAACAAAGATGTGCAAATACTTCCCATAGGATCATCCCATGGTGTTTTGCAACTCCTGATCATTTGCACAATAGAAGCATGAAGCAATTAAAGCCTTTTGTGTTTTCAGCATGAATAGGTCCATCAAATTTCACAACTCCAATCCAAAATTGgagtcattttaaaattaatattgatAATTAGCAGTGCATGACTGAGCTTGAGTGGGTGCTTTCATGGGGGACTTGAGAAATACTCACTGTTCTTAGTAGCAGATGGGGGACCAGTGCAACCCACTGCTTTAAGGAAGCTGCCTTTCCAGAGCTCATGGGATGAGGGACAGTGGGGCGATGGATAGTGCAGCGACCTACCAGTCACCAGTGACCACCACCATAGGGAAGTCCTACTTTGGATTCAAGAAAAAGCATCCTGAGATATGGATGCCGCACAGCTGAGTGCTATTTTATTGGATGTGTGCCCACTGATAAACTTAAGGGGATCCATGTAACtttccagaaattaaaagcaagagacagaaacaggaaaatgctCTGTCTCCTGGGGCAGATAGAGGCCACCTggctcagcctggagcagaCCAAAGACAGGGGTTCTAAGGTTGTCCCCACATAGATCTGCCAAGTGCCTGCAAGAAGGCAGAGCTGAAGCAGTGAGGGGAGAGCGTATCACTGACTTCAAGTGAATCAGGCATAACTTCAAGGGCTCTCAGGACCCCTGAAAAATCTTCTTATTTTGAGTGAGCATCTGTGAGCTGTTCTCAAAAATTTTCCTAGTGAATTGGGAAGCTTTGGAAAAGGTTGTGCCTGTCTCTAAGAGCTCTGCACTGTTCATTTGTTCTCATTCTTTCCTAGGCAGAAACCAGTGTGGTTCCTATGAAGAAAAACCATCAGCAATGATGCTACAGGATAGGTCTCACATGAGGGTCCTTGATACAAAGGGCAGCTCTCCGCTTCTGTAGCTGATGGGTGAGGACAACAGCTTGGTAAAAGGAGCTACCGAGAGCTGGCAGGATGAGTTACAGCTCACGCTCTGTGCATGACTTGTATCACAGCACCACCACCATGGCCAAGCCAGACCCAGGGACAACTCTGGATGTGACTGTACCAGAAACAGCTACCGTAAGCCCTGAGACTACCAGTTTCAACAGCACCAAAATCCCAGATGTGGCCAGCACTGGACCCAGCATGAGCACAATGCTGCTGTCCTTTGGGATCATTACTGTGATTGGGTTGGCTGTAGCTATGGTAAGAGAgcccttttaaatatttctctgtctGTTGAGGGTGGAGGGTGGCAAAGGGGCTCTAGGACTGATTTGGgttgaataatttatttgcattctaCTAAAGGCTCACCCAGAACTGCTGGGAGCTCATAGGTCCTGAGATCCCTTTCTTTTTAGGGCCTTTATCTAGTGCTCCAATATTTCTGCAGTCTCCCTGAGGTCTAGTCTGAACGGGATGCTCAGCAGGCCTAGAGGAGCCATATGTAgtatcagtatttatttttaatagcaatagGAAGTTCAGTTAAAAGAATACAAAGCAGATTCTGTTCTGACTTGTTAACTGGAACAGCTGCATTGATTTAAACCTTGTCAACATGGGGGCCCTGCAAGAAACTTCATCCAAAGTAACTTTTAAAGCAGACTGTTGAAACCATGTTAATCTCCCCTGTGGACATGCCTTTTTGAATTGAAGTGGCCTGAATCCATTTTAGCTAGACTCATTCTGGACTGCATTTCCAAGGTTCTACTTGCTGGGTATCAGCAAAGTCCTTGATGATTTGCTATGTAACTAACCTTGCCATTAATACTGTAGGCAGAAGCTTTCAGAAGCTATAGTTTTGGGCCTGACATGGGCAATGCAAGTGCTGCAGTTCTTCTTTTGACATATAACCAGATCGTTTACCTGCCAACAGAGAACAGAAGGTAGCGGCAAGCTCCCATTCCTCGTATGAGGAAGAGCTTCACTAATACAACCATCAGAGGAGCCTACAGAAAGGGACTACTGCAAAATTTCACTGCAGGCCCAAGGAGGAGTTTTTCCAAAAGCCCCTAAGAGAACCTGGAAACATTATCCTGGAAACGGTCATAAGTTCCCAAGAGCAACATCCAGCGTTTGTAGTTCTCAGAACAAGGCTCTGGAGGCCAAAAGCCTCACTTTCTTCCCAGCGCAGCCACTCTTCCTGGCTGACACGAGGCAAGTCACTGAGCATGCCCTTTTTGCTTCTTCCCTTTATACTGGGGAGGGGATAACAGCACTTCTACGCTGTAGGAAATATATAGATGAAAACTACAAAGGGAAGGTTCTTCATCCACTCTTAAATTGCAACGTATGTCCTGCAGCCACCAGAATTGTGCTGAGCTACATCTAATAATACACCTAATACTCTTACTACTACTAACACACCTAATAACAGGCCACTCAAGCACTTAGTGTCAGACATGATGTGCCACCGAGCTTACACTGATGCatatgaaatttcattttcaattgtcacttctcccttccccctgctttGGTGCACAGTGACACCAGACTTGCTACACCTCCTTTCTGTGTGCCCTGTGCCCAAAATTTCTCTTCTCACCTGTTCCGCATCCTCCTGGGACTGTTGTAAtgatggttttctttctccttcaggtTCTGTATatcaggaagaggaagaggtaAGTAACATCTATTGTTGGCTGAAGGGAACTCAGTGCTTCAAAATCCAGAGAGAGCTaggaaggaggcagggagatggggagagTGTAAGGTATGGCTGTCTGAGAACAAGCCTACAGGGAATCAGCTGCATGTGAATGACGCAGGGGTAGGGACTGCACTCCTGGTACTGGCCTACCTTCTAACACGAGGGCTTCAAAGACTCCTCCacagctttggaaagaaaaatatggttGAGCAGGAGGAGGTTAGGGATCCTGCAAACTCTTCATGCTTCATCTATGAGATGCACTAAAACAGAGGAAAGGGTTATGAGCATATAAAGAAGCTGGGAACTCTGTCATGAGAGGTGTGGATCTCACATTTCAGCCATTCCCAGATCCCTATGTTTTCCAACAGCCCGGGCCAATGACACTGGCCTTGCAAGGCTGAAGGCCTCTTTAGCTGGAGTCACAGCAACTGCCAGCAGCATAGTGCAGAGATGCAGCTTTCTAGCCCAAGAATTAGTGTCTTCATTTCCTTGTTAAGCTCCTGGCTGAAAATagagaggagagcagcacaCAGGAAGACACACATCTTGATTCTTCCATCTTTGACAGCAGAGATACTGGTGAAGATCCATTAGATGTGGTACCTCCTCCCTTCCTGACTCCTAGTGGCAGGCCTGGCCTGGCCACAGAGTTTCAAGTAGTGCTGCTGCCCACTGTAAAATTTCCAAGCCAGACCCTGAAGCCCAGATCTGGGTACTGCCACATACTGCTAATGCTTGGCGTGTGAACATAGCACTGCTGGAGATAATGGTTGTTTTGGCAAACCCATacagaagcagggagggaatGTGTCATCCTAACACTTGCCAAAATAGATATTTGTGGTGACGCTGCCAGTAACTGCTTGTGTgtttccctcccctgccccccaaaactcAGCTACAGCCTAAGGCAGGCTCAGTGTTTTCACAGGGGCATGCCCACCCATCCATCGTCCGTCTCTGAGCTGCCCGGTATTTAGGGAGACCCCATGGGGTAATACTTTATAGCTCTGTCACTTGGAGCAATGATACAAGAGTAAGAACAGTGTCCACAAGCATCAGCCTCCTATGAGAATCTATCTCTTtcctattttctatttattgtttgttattttctatttatttttatgtacttCAACCCCAGAGTTAAAATACTACTCTTAGGCCCCTGGAGCTAAAAGTGGACTTCTGCTGGCAGACATAGTGTGACATGGCAGGACTGGCTGTTGTGGGCAGAGGGACGGGGAGAAGTTGCAAAATGCCTAGCCAGTATGTTCCACCGTCTCTTTTGTCCCACCACATAAAGCTTGATCTTTTAAAGTCTGCAGGAACTTAATCCCTGTCTGATTCCTCTGTGCGTAATGCCTGCCAACATAGATTAGTGATTGTAATTAATCCCTGTAACTGCACTCTGGGTATCTTCCACTCCTGACAGCTGTGTGTAGTAGGTTCTTATCCTCATCCCTGCAGGACAGGACATGACCCTTATCCAGCAAGAGCAACAAGAGCAGAATCCCTGTGCAGCAGGAGAAACAGCCTGCAGAAAGCCTCAGCAGTGGGACTGGTAAGGCAGCCTGAGCATCTGTCCTTCTCAACCaaccctttcctttccctcccacgGGCAGGTTGGAGAAGCTACGGCACCAGCTCATGCCCATGTACAACTTCGATCCCACCGAGGAACAGGATGaactggagcaggagctgctggaacATGGGCGAGATGCAGCATCTTCCCAGGCATCACAGAGCAAGGTAGGCAGCAGGGATCAGCGAGTCTTACTACAACCACTGGtatctgtgctgcttttgttaCAGAGTCAAAGAGTTTTTGTAGGGTTGTAGGGTAAGGAAACCATGTAAGGCCTCAGGAGGACTTCCCCCATCTGCCAGCCCTGGAGATAGGGGGCTTGAGCATTTTGGAGTGCTTAGGATGGACTGAAGAGTCAGGCAATTAGGACAAAGAGCCTGGGGAGAAAAAGTGCTGGCTCTACTCAActaggagagagaaaaaggcaacTTCAGTAATTAAGGGTGAGCTTAGTTACTACAGTTTACCATCCAGGGCACCACAAGGGAGCAGTAGGATTAATGCCATTTTCTGGGAGATGGGGCTTCAATGCCCACAAAGCACTGCATCTCCTTTGCCCTGGccctgaaaagcaaataatttccaCCCAGTTTTAAGGCATCCCTGCTTTGCCTAAGGATGCAAGTGTGGAACAAGGCCTTGCTGAGGGAAAGCCTCTAATCATAACAGTGAACTGTGCTGCAAGTCCTGAAGAACGCAGGCAGAAAGCCTGCACATTGTTGTGGCACGGCACATCT of the Ciconia boyciana chromosome 11, ASM3463844v1, whole genome shotgun sequence genome contains:
- the C11H3orf18 gene encoding uncharacterized protein C3orf18 homolog isoform X3, which produces MSYSSRSVHDLYHSTTTMAKPDPGTTLDVTVPETATVSPETTSFNSTKIPDVASTGPSMSTMLLSFGIITVIGLAVAMVLYIRKRKRTGHDPYPARATRAESLCSRRNSLQKASAVGLVRQPEHLSFSTNPFLSLPRAGWRSYGTSSCPCTTSIPPRNRMNWSRSCWNMGEMQHLPRHHRASLSERQSRQGWLEQILLTSQGVLQRPSRLVFTDVANAINA
- the C11H3orf18 gene encoding uncharacterized protein C3orf18 homolog isoform X1; this translates as MSYSSRSVHDLYHSTTTMAKPDPGTTLDVTVPETATVSPETTSFNSTKIPDVASTGPSMSTMLLSFGIITVIGLAVAMVLYIRKRKRTGHDPYPARATRAESLCSRRNSLQKASAVGLVRQPEHLSFSTNPFLSLPRAGWRSYGTSSCPCTTSIPPRNRMNWSRSCWNMGEMQHLPRHHRASVPRGRRNREEGLLTIVCSQLHSVFCFLCHHHHMKSLSERQSRQGWLEQILLTSQGVLQRPSRLVFTDVANAINA
- the C11H3orf18 gene encoding uncharacterized protein C3orf18 homolog isoform X4, with the protein product MSYSSRSVHDLYHSTTTMAKPDPGTTLDVTVPETATVSPETTSFNSTKIPDVASTGPSMSTMLLSFGIITVIGLAVAMVLYIRKRKRTGHDPYPARATRAESLCSRRNSLQKASAVGLVRQPEHLSFSTNPFLSLPRAGWRSYGTSSCPCTTSIPPRNRMNWSRSCWNMGEMQHLPRHHRARFC
- the C11H3orf18 gene encoding uncharacterized protein C3orf18 homolog isoform X7 encodes the protein MSYSSRSVHDLYHSTTTMAKPDPGTTLDVTVPETATVSPETTSFNSTKIPDVASTGPSMSTMLLSFGIITVIGLAVAMVLYIRKRKRLEKLRHQLMPMYNFDPTEEQDELEQELLEHGRDAASSQASQSKEKHVLAQDYNSPMSAPRGD
- the C11H3orf18 gene encoding uncharacterized protein C3orf18 homolog isoform X5 — protein: MSYSSRSVHDLYHSTTTMAKPDPGTTLDVTVPETATVSPETTSFNSTKIPDVASTGPSMSTMLLSFGIITVIGLAVAMVLYIRKRKRLEKLRHQLMPMYNFDPTEEQDELEQELLEHGRDAASSQASQSKAGRASTKWKHTTEISLFATGYWKYPQFLRI
- the C11H3orf18 gene encoding uncharacterized protein C3orf18 homolog isoform X9, giving the protein MSYSSRSVHDLYHSTTTMAKPDPGTTLDVTVPETATVSPETTSFNSTKIPDVASTGPSMSTMLLSFGIITVIGLAVAMVLYIRKRKRLEKLRHQLMPMYNFDPTEEQDELEQELLEHGRDAASSQASQSKCTKR
- the C11H3orf18 gene encoding uncharacterized protein C3orf18 homolog isoform X10 — protein: MSYSSRSVHDLYHSTTTMAKPDPGTTLDVTVPETATVSPETTSFNSTKIPDVASTGPSMSTMLLSFGIITVIGLAVAMVLYIRKRKRLEKLRHQLMPMYNFDPTEEQDELEQELLEHGRDAASSQASQSKPF
- the C11H3orf18 gene encoding uncharacterized protein C3orf18 homolog isoform X2, with translation MAKPDPGTTLDVTVPETATVSPETTSFNSTKIPDVASTGPSMSTMLLSFGIITVIGLAVAMVLYIRKRKRTGHDPYPARATRAESLCSRRNSLQKASAVGLVRQPEHLSFSTNPFLSLPRAGWRSYGTSSCPCTTSIPPRNRMNWSRSCWNMGEMQHLPRHHRASVPRGRRNREEGLLTIVCSQLHSVFCFLCHHHHMKSLSERQSRQGWLEQILLTSQGVLQRPSRLVFTDVANAINA
- the C11H3orf18 gene encoding uncharacterized protein C3orf18 homolog isoform X8, translating into MSYSSRSVHDLYHSTTTMAKPDPGTTLDVTVPETATVSPETTSFNSTKIPDVASTGPSMSTMLLSFGIITVIGLAVAMVLYIRKRKRLEKLRHQLMPMYNFDPTEEQDELEQELLEHGRDAASSQASQSKKTAGVYPQYLSVICMQ
- the C11H3orf18 gene encoding uncharacterized protein C3orf18 homolog isoform X6 translates to MSYSSRSVHDLYHSTTTMAKPDPGTTLDVTVPETATVSPETTSFNSTKIPDVASTGPSMSTMLLSFGIITVIGLAVAMVLYIRKRKRLEKLRHQLMPMYNFDPTEEQDELEQELLEHGRDAASSQASQSKILLTSQGVLQRPSRLVFTDVANAINA